The stretch of DNA TATTTTTCGATTTTAAATTTTACAAAAACACAAATCCAAATTTTTGACTTGTATTTTTGTGATGATAAAATAAAAAAATCAGAAATAAGCTGTTTTTAAGGCCGAGAAAATCAGCAAGCCCTAATTAATAAAGTTTTGATAAACTGAAATTGATTTTCCGAAAGGAAAAAAAGGAGCTTGCCCTGTAGGGTTAATCATGCGTGCTGTCCAATGTTTTGCTTCGTTTTCAAAATTCAGTTTTTTGTTTTCACCGTATTTGCGGATAAAATGTGTATCGCCGGGCAGAGCAAAGATGTTTGATTTTCCGTCGAGCAATTGAGTGAGCAGGGT from Bacteroidales bacterium encodes:
- a CDS encoding sulfotransferase translates to MCFTNNPNFKKPAVAPDTQKRLDKIITRPIFICGNEKSGTTLLTQLLDGKSNIFALPGDTHFIRKYGENKKLNFENEAKHWTARMINPTGQAPFFPFGKSISVYQNFIN